Genomic DNA from Euwallacea similis isolate ESF13 chromosome 11, ESF131.1, whole genome shotgun sequence:
cgtACAATCAAGTGACAtactcagattttatttataatttatagttcTCCAGATATGGACgaaacttgtgtttttttaaagggccatcctgtatatttttacttattttgatttccctaattttccccattccaaaaatataactaaaaatatataaataaaataataaataaacaaaaatatagttatttcaaataatagtATTGTAATGTACCCCtaggctacgcctatgaattttcattGCTTTAGTGGTATGTCCAGGATGAccatatgttgggaacccattatcttccaataagggttacccttcataaaaactttcactccttttcctcgtcaagacaaaaatctaaaatatccacattttgctaaaatcacACTACAGCTGCAACACTCCCGTAAATCATTCtttcttaccattatcttgacgttacgggtgaaggatttagaaagttgcCATCTGTGaattgtcttgttaattgtctaaaaccggagtacgcctatgggtattgacccccagatttggtacttaagataccccgaagcttgtaaaagCACCATAACCATTTTAACCATAatcattataataatataactcaACGCTCCCGTATTTTTGTCACTTCCCTCATTAACTCTTGGCTCTCTCTATcgaaatgtcagtttaatcccCAGATCTTTggttttgtaaacgattaagggttgtgtgtATCATAACTagtggaataaaaatctaccaaagtgttcccgagttttgtttcgcgagtTCCATTACACTGGTAAAGAGTAGTTATAGCTTTTTTACTTCAGTCAGATTTACTTTTAGGGAGAGTgttaaataaaagtaatattgaCTGATTCTATAGTTTGTAAGATTTGGTTGACgctaaacttttttgttttgttttggtaACGGAAAGCGGATTGAGATGATGCAGCGTTTCGATGGCTTTTCTGGACCTGCTCTTATATCAGTAGTGTTTTACCGTTGGTCTTAAGCTCCAgctaatgtttttgtttacccttttaaattaaatactcAAGTTTATGTATTTACTATTTTGGCTATTTTCACCAATCACACAAAACCACAAGAAGTACAAATTAATCATGCCGAAAAGGGCATCATCCCTGAAGATTGCCCAGATGACATTTCCATGCTAGTAAACTTTGATTCTAATGACGATGTGTCAGGACCCTTACTAGATGAAATCGACTTAGACGAAATCATTAATACCTTGGACAAGGACATTAATGACAAAGTCACAATTCTACAGGACATACAGTTAACTACAAACAAAGAACCACCGTCATCTAATATTAATGATCACGAAAAAGACGACAATACCATACACACATGCGTGGAAGTCCCCGTAATCGGAGCATCATACCTTCTAAAAATGTGTGAACCAGTACCAGAATTAGTTGATATTTATATGTAATAAACAAAGGCAAAAGAACTTCAGAGTAACAAAACTAGGTTAAACATATTTATCAACGAAAACACTACGGACCAAGACATCTGTAATCTGATTAAAGACTGGCTAATCCCAAACGCTACATATTGCttgcattttatgaaaaaaaatttagaaccaACGATTTTGAGAGtttttcaaaagtattttaagaACAATTCTTTTAAGCTCTTCATCTCCAACCTCCTCCCGACGGACATAACAGACCCTGAAGAACAAAAAACCAAGATTCAATTATACCACGAATCAAAAACTTCCCATAAAGGAATTCAAGAAAACTTAAAGGCCATCAAAAGACAACTATGCTAACCAAACATTGACAGCGACGTACGACAGTACATAAATACATGCGAAACTTGTTAAAGTTGCAAATACTAAAGACACCCAAATAAGTTAGTTTTTTTGGACATGAACCTTTTGATCATTTATATGTAGATGTTTACAAAACATATGGTCAATATTTTGTAACGTATCTAGattcattttctaaattcaGACAAGCCTACGCAATAAACAGCGTTTCCGCAgtaaaaattcttaacaaatTAGTGATGTACATAACACACTTTGAGATACCGAGAAAGATCACAGTAGATAACGGTCAcgagtttaaaaacaatttagtCCAGGAATTTTGTAGAACCCACGATATACAAATACATTACACcacactatacagggtggcccattgaAAACAGTCTAGCAAAGTTTACTGCTTTgtatgtgaaaatttaaaaaaagtctcGGATccgtatatttttgtttttaggaCAAATTTCCACATTAATTCTATCACTGTAACTTCAACCCCTTAGCGGGGGCGACATTcacccttattttttcaaatggaaagggGTATGTTGTGATACATCTTTTGAAAGGGCATTCAATTGTCTTTCAAATGACGTttcgttttttacatttgagcTACGCGTCGCcgagaaatattaatttaattttattgattcgTATTTACATGTTATGTTATTAAGTGTTGATATGTCCCCCGTTTACCTCCATACAATAGTACAGCAACTGTTCAAAGTGTTCCCGGACATTTTGAAGAATATCTGGTGTAATTTGTTCACATTCATTAGTGATACGGTTCCGTAAATCTTCTAAGGATTCAGGCTGGGTGGcataaattttcgatttcaaattttcccacaaaaagaaattaagagGAGATAAATCGGGTGATCTCGCCGGCCATTCGACAGCACCCCTCCTCCCAATCCATCTATCAGGAAACGTTTCATCCAGAAATTGCCGTACAGGTATTGCATAATGGGGAGGAGCTACGTCTTGTTGAAATATCGGATTTTCATCATGGTAACGTTGGTCGTTTTCCATAATTTCGATCAGCACTGGGCTGACAGCATTCTCCAACAAGTCTAAGTAAGTATCTCCAGTTAAATTTCCCGGTAAGAAAAATGGTCCAATTATGTGATCACCAAAAATACCAGTccaaacgtttaatttttgagaatgtTGAGTATGGACCTCATGGTAGATCCTTGCATTCGTGTCGGACCAGTAATGACAATTATGTCGATTGACTGTGccattgagaaaaaatgtacattcGCCTGAGaagcaaacattaaaaaggtagttggaattatttataattttttcggacattatttcacaaaattgtgAACGGCGGTCAGTATCATCTTCATTCAATTCTTGTAgaagttgaattttatatggatACCATTTATTATCTTTCAGAATTCTTTGTACAGTGGTCCTCGAAACTCTCCTTACATCAGAAAGTTTTCTTGTACTTAATGTAGGGTCCATACTAACTTGGCTCAGAACAGTTACTTGTACTGCTCTCACcggattttcaatattctgtttttttttgttactgaACCAGTTTGCCGCAATTTTGCTACTAATTGTCGGATGTAACCATGATGTATGTGTCTGTCTGCATGCCCCTCATTAAACAAAGTTGCCGTTACTCTTGCGCAttgattgtttttaaaatacaattcaaTAATTTCCACTCTCTCCGCAAcagaataaaccatttttatcGAACCGAAAGAGAAGAATTGCACAACAACAACGAACTACCCACATCAACTACTTTACTGAAGATAAAGTCGAATTATCCACCGATATTTGTtagtttacaaaaaatttttactcacaaacctttttgtaaataagaaGTCcagtaaaatgtttaaaattccatttctcGGCGACGCGTAgctcaaatgtaaaaaacgaaACGCCATTTGAAAGACAATTTAATGCCCTTTCAAAAGATGTATTACAACATATCcctttctatttgaaaaaataagagtGAATGCCGCCCCCGCTAAGGGGTTGAAGTTACAGTGATAGaattaatatggaaatttgtCTCCCTGAAAACAAAAGTATACGGGTCCGaggcttttttttaattttcacatacAAAGCAGTAAACTTTGCTGGACTATTTTcgatgggccaccctgtataatcctTCAAGCAGAACAAAAATCCCTTCGAACTAAACGAAGCCGACAAGATTAATGACTATATGTTAGAACATATAGAAAATCTCAAAAcactacaaaaaaatgttaaagacAAACTTAGAAACAAACAACAACGCTCATTAGAAAAAGAACATAAAGATAGGTAAGAAGATATTAAACTAAAACACGACGTCGATTTATATAGAAGAACAAATAGAAACGGGAAcgaaagaaaaacgaaaaagaaatttgaaaaacccAATAGAAATCTCCGACaacaaaatacaataaaaaaataagaccTACTACAAAAACTATGTAAAACCTCAACGATTTGTTTCAGAAGGAAATCATGAACCTGCTGACGATAGCTGTGATTCTGATATTCCCCTTAGTAATTACCTTAAAACTAAACCCCGCAATAACCCAATCCTCCCTGTATCTTTGGGACAAGCAAAAATAATCACCTCCCAACATACATTCATATATCATGTAAATATCACGGATATACTATTAACCATAGATCAAATCAAAGATGTAATCAACTACTTTACTGAACAGACCATAACCACCAATATTCGGTAGATTCAAGTAACATCATTAACACTAAACGTAAGATTAATCAATGCATGTCTCTTAGAACACCTCACTCAAAGGATTAGCATCTTTAACACAACCAAAGAAATACATAGAAACAAACGCGGTTTATTCAGTATAATAGGAAAACCTCTAAGTGGTTATTTGGAACACTAGATAGCGaagataaaactttttttgtcaaatatctGAATAGTCTTAAAAAAGGTAacgaaatgtaaaaaactaaatctAATAAACAAACGACCTTCCTCAAACAATTATCGGACagttacataaataaaatataaaaactttaacttAAACCAAACCAACTTAATCTAGAAACAAACCAACTCTCACACCAACTTGATATCCAACAACATTATGACTTAATATTCAGCACGGCCGGCATAAGTTTAAACCAACTTCTAAATGTTCATCATGTGATCGATAATATATATAGATAATGCAGTTTgcatttgcaaaaataaatgttctacATCCCTCTATTCTCCCCTTAAAAAACTTGAATGACGTACCGCGAAAACTAAACACTCTCTACAGtccaaataaaatcacaaaatttaaagataaacttaattattacaattattttggaattcaagtacaaataaacaaaaatataatactaTTCAAAATACATACACCAATCACGATATCTCAATATATGTGTGTATGTACTCCGTCCTAATCCAGAACCAAACCATTATCTTAAACCATCCTTAGCTATTACTCGACACTGAAGATTTTTAGATGGCCTCTATTGGATTATggggtatagaaataaaagaatctaagacagATCACTTCTGTTAGAACTCTAATTCctttattacagtcagaaggcaCGTGTTAACGGTCAAAAGATCTGTAACGAACTAACTACTAAAAGCTCAAACTTTTACCACTcatctgtattaaaaaaaaggtcaaacactgcaaccattctcttgatttattgtcctgatcatctggtctttacatgggtgaaatattaacttcaagaaacaaaaagaCTCAAAAACcatactttcttctttcttctgtttcAAGAAAAGaagtcataaattgaacaaacttgactcttacagacaataaatttgagaacataaagactattgaattttggacgggaacacttgtatcagaaatccaacagCCTCTGAGGATTGTAACAAGATAGAAACTCTATACATGTTCCAGCAACGTCACCTAGCCAAAGAAAAAGCATGCATAGCCAATTTTGTCCGCAGTGGAAAAATGGAATGCCCTTGGGACCGTGTCTTTGTTGGAAAAACCAATGTCCAAAGATTAAATGGAAACGACATCCTAGTAGTACCCAACACTCCAGATACCATACAAACCTTATGTACGAAGAACggatttcagaaaatttccaGGTTTACCATAATAACTTTGGAGAAGTGCTCAATCTTAGTGAATGGAAACATTCATAAAGAAGAAGATGCTACAGAAGAAGAGTATATATTAGACCTTCCAGAAGTTGAAATACCCAAATCATCGGTAACAGAGAATCCTCGAATAATCCTCCAAAAAGTGAAActtgaagatttaaaaaaccttcACTAACTTTCCAACGGACTACAACAGAAGACGTATTCCAAGAACGAGATAAAGACCCATCAATGGATAAACTCCATACTAATCTGCCtcctaattttattctttgtgTGTCTAGGGTATCTATACGCacaccataaataaaattggttCAAGAAACCACCACAATCGCCTCAGAAAACTTGCGAACCTGCATTTTCTGAACTTGGGGAGGGAAGAGTCATGTAGCCTAGATCGTTCTATCTCAGCCTGTGTCAACATAGACCATTGGACTCTCTattaaaatctcattaaaCCATTGAACTCTCTATTAAGATCTCATTAAACCATTGAACTCTTTGTTGGACCTCATTAAGGACCTGAGATAACCAAAAGAATAAAAACCATCTTTAGACTAATTTAGATCATCACTCTTCTTCTACATAATTTTCGGTCAAATAGTTATGCCAAAAGTCTGatcttttatttatatgtataatataatgGAGGTATCTGAGAGACCTTCTgtcttcaattaaaattaaaactattggTAACAATCTACTTTATTATGACACTGACACCCGTACTTTTTGTTCTCGACCGACCCGATAttcctttttcttttgttaCCGAAAAGCTACTGACTTGCCACCTTCTCAGGGTCATCTCTCTGCTTCCCTAAAGACTTAAGAGGTTGGTTTCTATGAGACAGGAGGCGCACGCCGTCGTGGTTTTGGGTGATTTTGGAGCGACGCACGCTAAcatgtatattatttcttaagaataaataaagtagttgcttaaaaaaaaacgcggTAACTTAATTAATGTTGCAAAGTTTGCAAAATACATCATCACATTGATTACCAATTCTTCTAcagttttcaaattctttaacTGCGATAAGTCGGGCAGACGAGGCtcaattactttaaaaaataactctcATTAATCAACACACCGATCTCTATAACATGCCGCAAACCATATGTTGACATTTTGCGAACCTCACAAGATAAATcattacttttttacttattctTCTGCACTTTCCTAATTCTTGAACTACGATAATTCGGGCAGACTTGGCTGAAGtacctaaaataataattctcaTTAATCGAAAATCCGTTTTCTATAACATGCTGCAAACCTTGTGGTGACATATCATGAAGTCCACGAGATACATCAtcacttttttacttattctTCTGCACTTTCCAAATACTTGAACTGCGATAACTTGGCTGTTTTAACCATATTTGCAAGTTTTCCcgaaaatggaagaaaatgaaCCTAACCAAATGGCTTAAATGCCTGGATCAACACTCTCTCTACTTCAAATTCAACCCTCGACGAGTGAGAACCTCAATTGAGGACCTTAACTCAATACtaactaaaaaatacttttagaGGGCTTGTAAGGACTGAATTCGATGTCACCTCCAGAATGTCTGTCTACCTGGTCGCATTCACCATTTCCCAGTATACCTGCACTGAGGGGGACCTGGAAGGATCCTCTGAGTATAAACATCGAGTGTGCTCAAAACTGGACTCAGAGGAGCAGAGGGATTGGGCATTGAGCCTCACTGCTGCCGTGATCAAATTCCACAATCAATATATTGAGATCAACAACACTTAGTCAGTCTCCAAGCTGGGTCATATAGCCGTTCCTGAGAAATCTGGAGTGATGGAAAATTGGGGGTTGGTGATCTATGGGTGAGAATGAGactgaataatttaaagaagGATTTTATATGTGTAAGGGATGGTTTAGTGAGTCGGCTCTGCTCTATGACAAGGAAGTGCAAACTATGACTCAGAAACAGAGCATTGCGAAGATTATTACTCATGAACTAACCCATCAATGGTTCGGGAATTTGGTCACTTGCAAATGGTGGTCCtagaattttttgaatgaaGGATTTGCCAGGTTGTTCCAGTATTACATTGTAGATGATGTAAGTGTTAgaaatcacaatattaaagATGGTTTATGGGAACAGTCTCCCATATTcggtaataaatacttaatattgATTACCTTTCGTCTAGGGAGactgtttatgtttatgtctGATTCTTTTCTGGCTACgttatgtttttgatttttgggtTCAATGTGCCGCTTACTTCTTTGCATATGATATAAGTGAGTTAATCGTCGTCTGTAAGAAGTTACGGAATCACCTCAACTAAGCACctcatttttatataatatattaatagtTTATATACTATCAACGTGTATCATTCTGGTCACTCACACCCTGCATGGTTTACTCTTTTACCAACAGTAAGTACAGTGGAAATATGTTTTGATTTCAGAAAGGTTGTGTTACGCCACTGTTTATTGTATGAAATTGTAATTTCAGGTTATTTTAGGTGAGTTTACGTTCTTCCAGGTTAGTAATTCTATTCTAAAAATTGGGTTCTTTTTTGGTATGAGGATTATTTTCCTGAAGCAGTCGTTAGAAATTCAGGGGGGTATCAGCCAAGTTTTTTCTGTTTAGATTCTCCCTAGCTACGAAATGGAACCTCAATTCATAGTGAAAATCGTGCAAACCATGCTGGTAACCGATGGAAATCTGGACCTGTCAGCACTACAAACAAATGCCTCCACTCAATCAGAGGCCAGTGGTACCTTTGGTACTTACTCCTACAGCAAGGGCGCCAGAGTATTAAGGATGATCGAGCATATAGTGGGTAGAAATACTTTCAAGCTgggaattcaaaaatatatggCCGATAAGTGAGTCATATAAGACTCATTCAAGGGGTAACCTTGAGTGAAGTGGTTGATAGCTGGATTAACAAGGGAGGGTACCCAGTGTTGAATATCTCATTAAATGGCAATGATCTGGTTATTTCCCAGGTTGCTACCGACTCTTTTCTGAATTCTTAAAGTTCAAGTGCAGTTTTGCAGCAAAGATTTTTGTACGGTGGAATTAAGACTGAGGAAACCAAATGGTATGTTCCAGTCAGCTTCACCACTTCTAGCTCTAACGACAATAACCAAGACACCACCCCCAGAGGATGGGTAACCCCCACTGAGAACCTGGTTATATCCAGTTTTGCTGAGGGCAATGATTGTATTGTGGTTAACAATCAACAGACTGGTAAGCAATCAAACTATAAACGATACAAGCACAACCAGTGGAGTACCAAATAAGGTTTCTACCACGTCAACTACGACCAAGTTTTATGGCAAAACCTGTCAATTGTCTTGAAACAATCTAacttctctggaattcacgAGGTCAACAGAGCTTAAATAGCCGATGACGCGCACATGCTTCTCAGAATTGGATTCCTCACCTTCGGATAGATTCTGCAAATCGTAGAATTCCTGGAAAATGATGTCAGATACATTAGCTGGTACCCTGCAGTCACCCTCTTCAATTATTTGCTTGAAAAAACTGGGAGCACTACGACCCTTGGAGCAGCCCTCGCAGTAAgctcaataaaacaaataattctaAGGTTCACTTCAGGGTTTTAGAGCCACTTTCTGGGACTGGTAGAAGCGACAGCCACCCCAGCGCCTTTAGATCAGGTAGATGAGGACAATCACGTGTACACTCTGAAGCAGGTCCTCATTGATAACTATGATTGTAAATATAGGGATGAGGCTTGTATCTCATAAGCCAAAGCTACATTTGCTACGTACAAGACTATATTCGAACGGTATATCAAAGCGCGAGGCCTAAACTTGTCCTGAGGCTGGTTGTTTCAGGCCCAACGTCAAAATGCGTTCGATAGTTTACTGCAACGCCCTCAGATACAGTGATGATGCCCTTGCCGATTGAGAGTTCCTCTACTCTCAATATCCAAAATATGTCTGTTTCTAGTGACACTTCGTATATTTGGAATGCATTGGGGTGCACTAAGGACGCAGAGGTTTTGAGGCTATAAGAGGAGGCTGTAAGGAGGTTCTGATTTTACGGttaaatttgttgaattcGCAGGTTTCTGGGCAAGATCTTGGAATCGGATGTTGCGCTTCTATCGGAAAATTTCACGTCAATTTTCTCGacgattttttcaagaaacgaAAAGGGAATCGATGCCGCCCTGGATTACTTCCTGGAGAACTATGAAGTGATTCTGTAAATGTGAGTCAAAATCATCCAGTAATTTCTACAATAAAACAActtaatttaatgattttctgagaTAGCTTAGATGCCGGCAGCATCTTCTCAGAAATGGCTTCATATCTCACTCAAACATCTCAGCTTGATAAAGTAGAGGCCTTTCTGGCGACTGAGGGCCTCAATGAATCCCTCGTAACTTTAATTGAGAACGCTTTAGAAACCACTAAAGCCAATCAGGACCTTGTAAACCTATACAAGAGTCGATACTGGAGTATCTGGGAATCGATAAGGATGAGGAAAGCACCACTGTTCCTCAAGAGGATAGAGCGTTCGCGATAGGGTCTTGTGGGGCTTTTGCCACGGGTCTAATAATGGTTTTGTTACATATTTGCTAAGAttgttgcaaattttaattaattctgcGTCACGTTGCTTCGAACAACCATGAAAACATAATTCTGTTAAGTCACGTTTCCTCTTTTTAATTCTCTTTATCTCGTATTTAGGCATATAAATTCACATAttgacaaattaataaattgttacGAAAGTATCTATATCTGGCAAGTTTTATTACCACAATAATATGTAAGATTTGCCTGATGAAGGTTGTAAATTCGAATGAGTTTTATGGGTGAAttaaatcattgttttattttccgCCCGGTTCTAGAATTTTCTTTAGATAATTGATACgagagaaaaatggaaataataaGGCAAAATGCTAGTAATAATGGGCATTAATTCCCACACCAGTGAATTAAAGATGTTGGCCAATAATCCACAGATTATGTTAATGTTAATTCAAATGTTAATCCCAGAATTATCCGATTCAGTATGAATTTACATATTCTTTTAGAGCTTAAATAAGCTTtatattaaagattttaaaaaaacacacaaaatttaaagaactCTGACAGTATTTACTAAATATagagtgatcattaaaaaacactcATGTAGACGCTAAAGAGACAcctcttggataaattcattaatta
This window encodes:
- the LOC136412307 gene encoding aminopeptidase N-like; protein product: HIRLIQGVTLSEVVDSWINKGGYPVLNISLNGNDLVISQQRFLYGGIKTEETKWYVPVSFTTSSSNDNNQDTTPRGWVTPTENLVISSFAEGNDCIVVNNQQTGFYHVNYDQVLWQNLSIVLKQSNFSGIHEVNRA
- the LOC136412306 gene encoding LOW QUALITY PROTEIN: aminopeptidase N-like (The sequence of the model RefSeq protein was modified relative to this genomic sequence to represent the inferred CDS: substituted 1 base at 1 genomic stop codon), which encodes SVSKLGHIAVPEKSGVMENWGLVIYGESALLYDKEVQTMTQKQSIAKIITHELTHQWFGNLVTCKWWSXNFLNEGFARLFQYYIVDDILPSYEMEPQFIVKIVQTMLVTDGNLDLSALQTNASTQSEASGTFGTYSYSKGARVLRMIEHIVGRNTFKLGIQKYMADK